One part of the Candidatus Aminicenantes bacterium genome encodes these proteins:
- a CDS encoding AAA family ATPase — MESHFGQFARLSQFLSVFLPDFKFEKREFNKENADLLLINMVVVLDGLFKAENLFRKKNFQLPAGKTFFSGDIFQMLENAIGFLQVFNTQVLNMSKTERQTMAFILENISDYLKNQKTPLDDKVKKGLFGDYKFWIENLFKLFDKKITGSVTLKPNAAEKKHAASGHEGELVYANATITFNLAPFFLCRDGQPLALTRVAADGIAYAPIGGDGETTADGDDAFQKICEFYLANFCFAELESLQPRLPDAVAGGPLSKWREIEAAYRQQQLKLYADSQLLLEAASFEDFSMPLIYLLQIRNLAGLSRFLEMKRLLQKFLLFYPFYAEGHEMIGDVYWQEENVELALSFYEKALSIAQNKSLGEKIKKIREAIDKGKGKPDVQKNDAFFDITETVIQKEERIIGRGKELRQMIEILISNSKRNLLLIGERGVGKSALIRLLAQKIIFEEVPAALKEKRIKEINFVSLLTGSKYRGQFEEKVLKLLQEFKSQNSILVLEDIHLMMSTGSARGTSLDLVNILKNFLRDNSIQVIATTDYEEYKNTIEKDNSLLGYFQRIIVNELSPEGTRKILKNLVNAAMSEDNLMVPNEIIEDIVESAKRDIRERKLPDSAIMLLERCIAKVKLKNSTTQAGAHRVEEADVVEVLSDIGNLPETNISISLKNRLLALPANILKRIVGQDEAIAKMVSSVITSKLGYDVKKNRPHGVFMFIGPTGVGKTETAIALSESLYGSQDYLIRIDMSEYMEKFTYSRFVGAAPGYVGYYDANQLTDKVRQNPYSIILLDEVEKADAQLLNIFLQVFDAGRLTDARGNVIDFSKTTIIMTSNIGTALFSKADMGYKSSLEGANVSRATLIKSLKKYFSPEFLNRIDEIIIFRHLHDADIRAIIDIHLGEIRRDLEKQGKELVIKDDVLATIAHRGYSLEYGARNLTRVLKKELLEKIAYLSLDKGWNDARYLVCRLQDDVIELTLEAADANAAPGLIGASENEQDKP; from the coding sequence ATGGAATCCCATTTCGGTCAATTCGCGAGGCTGAGCCAGTTTTTATCGGTTTTTCTACCCGATTTCAAGTTCGAAAAACGCGAATTCAACAAAGAAAACGCCGACCTTCTGCTCATCAACATGGTCGTCGTCCTGGACGGGCTGTTCAAGGCTGAAAACCTGTTTCGGAAAAAGAATTTCCAGCTGCCGGCCGGGAAAACTTTTTTTTCCGGCGACATTTTTCAAATGCTGGAGAATGCCATCGGCTTTCTGCAGGTTTTCAACACCCAGGTCCTGAATATGAGCAAAACCGAGCGCCAGACCATGGCGTTTATCCTGGAAAACATCAGCGATTACCTGAAAAATCAAAAAACACCGCTCGATGACAAAGTGAAAAAAGGCCTTTTCGGTGATTACAAGTTCTGGATTGAAAACCTGTTCAAGCTTTTTGACAAAAAGATCACCGGGTCAGTGACCCTGAAGCCGAACGCGGCTGAAAAAAAACACGCCGCTAGCGGCCATGAGGGCGAACTGGTTTATGCCAACGCCACCATCACCTTCAACCTGGCGCCTTTTTTCCTTTGCCGCGACGGGCAGCCCTTGGCCTTGACGCGGGTAGCCGCCGACGGCATCGCCTACGCCCCGATCGGCGGCGACGGCGAAACAACGGCTGACGGGGATGACGCGTTTCAAAAAATCTGCGAATTCTACCTGGCCAATTTTTGTTTTGCCGAGCTGGAGAGCTTGCAGCCGCGACTGCCCGACGCCGTTGCGGGCGGACCCTTAAGCAAATGGCGCGAGATCGAGGCGGCTTATCGCCAGCAGCAGCTGAAGCTCTATGCCGATAGCCAGCTTCTGCTTGAAGCTGCGTCCTTCGAAGATTTCAGCATGCCGCTGATCTATCTTCTGCAGATCAGAAACCTGGCCGGGCTAAGCCGCTTCCTGGAGATGAAGCGCCTGCTGCAGAAATTTTTGCTTTTTTACCCGTTCTACGCCGAGGGGCATGAAATGATCGGCGATGTCTATTGGCAGGAAGAGAACGTGGAGCTGGCCCTGAGTTTTTATGAGAAAGCGCTGTCGATCGCGCAGAACAAAAGCTTGGGCGAAAAGATAAAGAAGATCAGGGAGGCGATCGACAAAGGCAAGGGCAAGCCCGACGTACAGAAAAATGACGCCTTCTTCGACATCACCGAAACGGTCATCCAGAAAGAGGAAAGGATCATCGGCCGCGGCAAGGAACTCCGCCAGATGATCGAGATCCTGATATCCAATTCCAAGCGCAACCTGCTTTTGATCGGCGAAAGGGGGGTCGGCAAATCGGCCCTGATCCGCCTGTTGGCCCAGAAAATCATCTTCGAAGAGGTTCCCGCCGCGCTGAAAGAGAAACGGATCAAGGAGATCAACTTCGTTTCCCTGCTTACCGGTTCCAAGTATCGCGGCCAGTTCGAAGAAAAAGTACTGAAGCTCCTGCAGGAGTTCAAATCCCAGAATTCCATCCTGGTTTTGGAGGACATCCATCTGATGATGTCCACCGGGTCGGCCAGGGGAACCTCTCTGGATCTGGTCAATATCCTGAAAAATTTCCTGCGCGACAATTCCATCCAGGTGATCGCCACCACCGACTATGAGGAATACAAGAACACGATCGAAAAGGACAATTCGCTGCTGGGCTATTTCCAGAGAATCATCGTCAACGAACTTTCCCCGGAAGGGACGCGCAAGATCCTGAAGAACCTGGTCAATGCGGCGATGAGCGAGGACAACCTCATGGTTCCGAACGAGATCATCGAGGACATCGTCGAGAGCGCCAAAAGGGACATCCGCGAGCGGAAACTGCCCGATTCGGCCATCATGCTCCTGGAGCGCTGCATCGCCAAGGTCAAGTTGAAGAACAGCACCACCCAGGCCGGCGCGCACCGGGTCGAGGAAGCGGATGTGGTCGAAGTCCTGTCCGATATCGGCAATCTTCCTGAGACCAACATTTCCATTTCCTTGAAGAACCGTTTGCTCGCGTTGCCGGCCAATATTTTAAAAAGAATCGTCGGCCAGGACGAGGCCATCGCCAAAATGGTTTCCTCGGTGATCACGTCCAAGCTGGGCTACGACGTCAAAAAGAACCGGCCGCACGGCGTATTTATGTTCATCGGTCCGACCGGCGTGGGCAAAACGGAAACGGCCATCGCCCTGAGCGAATCCCTGTACGGCAGCCAGGACTACCTCATCCGCATAGACATGTCGGAATACATGGAAAAATTCACTTATTCGCGCTTCGTCGGGGCGGCTCCGGGCTATGTCGGCTACTATGACGCCAACCAGCTGACCGACAAGGTGCGCCAGAATCCCTATTCCATCATTCTTTTGGATGAAGTCGAAAAAGCGGACGCGCAGTTGCTGAACATCTTCCTACAGGTATTCGACGCCGGCCGCCTGACCGACGCCCGCGGCAACGTGATCGATTTTTCCAAAACCACCATCATCATGACCTCGAATATCGGCACGGCTTTGTTTTCCAAGGCCGACATGGGATACAAAAGCAGCCTGGAGGGGGCCAATGTTTCGCGGGCCACGCTGATCAAATCGCTGAAAAAATATTTTTCCCCCGAATTTCTCAACCGCATCGACGAAATCATCATCTTTAGGCATCTGCATGATGCCGATATCAGGGCCATCATCGACATCCACTTGGGCGAGATCCGCCGCGACCTGGAAAAACAGGGCAAGGAGCTGGTCATCAAGGACGATGTGCTGGCGACCATCGCCCACCGGGGCTATTCGCTCGAATACGGGGCTCGCAACCTGACCCGCGTCTTGAAAAAAGAGCTGCTGGAAAAAATCGCCTATCTTTCCCTGGACAAGGGTTGGAACGACGCCCGCTACCTAGTCTGCCGCCTGCAGGACGATGTCATCGAACTGACGCTCGAAGCGGCCGATGCCAATGCCGCGCCCGGCCTTATCGGCGCCAGCGAAAACGAGCAGGACAAGCCCTGA
- a CDS encoding PilZ domain-containing protein, giving the protein MEKRKEKRVRKRMLSSLEDRPAIIVDVSQSGIQISMSSTPKNQLVSIKLQIGGKVIHLHGDIRWINKTISTQNSSNIGIAIHEAPPEYLQLVEGHS; this is encoded by the coding sequence ATGGAAAAAAGAAAGGAAAAACGTGTTAGAAAAAGAATGCTCTCCAGTTTGGAAGATAGACCGGCGATCATTGTCGATGTTTCCCAAAGCGGAATTCAAATTTCCATGAGTTCCACTCCAAAAAATCAACTGGTTTCGATTAAGCTTCAAATCGGAGGCAAGGTCATCCATCTGCATGGCGATATCCGCTGGATCAACAAGACGATCTCCACTCAAAACTCCAGCAATATCGGCATTGCCATCCACGAAGCTCCACCCGAATACCTGCAGCTTGTTGAAGGCCACTCCTAG
- a CDS encoding ABC transporter permease, whose product MKIWLLKKTGAFLLFTWAAASLIFLLVYTIPGDPVAAMLGKMPRPEDIRRLQQSMRLDRPLVEQYMHFVQKLLRLDLGESIIDRRPVLATIRRYFPNTIILAAAAMLLALLIAMPLGMLAAMKGRGVCYVVSMVFSTIGLAVPGFLSGILLIILFSLRWHWLPVSGSGEIRFLILPAFTLAISLSAFLMRVIHTVVAGEMNQPYVLLARAKGLSGFHVFSRHVLRNALIPIITIIGLQLGALLSGTIVIENVFSWPGIGTLLITAIRQRDFPLIQGIALFLAVLYLLLNLLIDLTYPIIDPRLRHDHRE is encoded by the coding sequence ATGAAAATTTGGCTGCTGAAAAAAACGGGCGCGTTCCTGCTTTTTACCTGGGCGGCCGCCAGCCTGATTTTTTTACTGGTGTACACCATTCCCGGCGATCCGGTGGCGGCCATGCTGGGCAAAATGCCCCGGCCCGAAGACATTCGGCGGCTGCAGCAGTCCATGCGCTTGGATCGACCCTTGGTCGAACAATACATGCACTTCGTGCAAAAATTGCTGCGCCTGGACCTCGGCGAGTCCATCATCGACCGCCGGCCGGTTCTGGCAACGATTCGCCGTTATTTCCCCAATACGATCATCCTGGCCGCCGCCGCCATGCTCCTGGCCCTGCTGATCGCCATGCCGCTCGGCATGCTGGCCGCCATGAAAGGGCGGGGGGTTTGCTACGTGGTGAGCATGGTTTTTTCGACCATCGGGCTGGCCGTCCCCGGCTTCTTGTCGGGGATCCTGCTGATCATTCTGTTTTCGCTCCGCTGGCACTGGCTCCCTGTATCGGGCAGCGGTGAAATCCGATTTCTGATCCTACCGGCGTTCACTCTGGCGATCTCCCTCAGCGCCTTTCTGATGCGGGTGATCCATACCGTGGTGGCCGGGGAAATGAACCAGCCGTACGTCCTGCTGGCACGCGCCAAGGGGCTTTCCGGGTTTCATGTTTTTTCCCGTCACGTCTTGAGAAATGCCCTGATCCCAATAATCACCATTATCGGCCTGCAGCTCGGCGCCTTGCTGAGCGGGACCATCGTCATCGAGAATGTTTTTTCCTGGCCCGGCATCGGCACCCTCCTGATCACGGCCATCCGGCAAAGGGATTTTCCGCTGATCCAGGGGATCGCTCTTTTCCTGGCTGTCCTCTACCTGCTGCTCAACCTTCTGATCGACCTGACCTACCCGATCATCGACCCGCGCCTGCGCCATGATCACCGCGAGTAA
- a CDS encoding ABC transporter permease produces MITASKTNLQTKLGILLLAGLGVFLAAGAIINGIDLRLNIQWRLQAPSPGHVFGTDALGRDIFSCLIFATAISLAIALAVVFLSALIGALLGFAAAWQGGLTEACIMRGADLILAFPGILLCLALVAFWGPGIFHLVLALVGSGWAGYARLVRAEVIKVKEREFVLAARGFNASALRIASSHMAPLLFPLLATQAVLGMAGVILLESSLDFLGLGLDPRLPSLGQMIDAGRAHLFVKPSLTVLPGGCLIVLIAAFLLLADGGKGRAAANRIAKIF; encoded by the coding sequence ATGATCACCGCGAGTAAAACAAACCTGCAAACGAAGCTGGGCATCCTCCTGCTCGCTGGGCTGGGGGTCTTCCTTGCCGCCGGGGCCATCATCAACGGCATCGATTTGCGCCTGAATATCCAGTGGCGGCTGCAGGCGCCTTCGCCGGGGCACGTGTTTGGCACCGACGCCCTGGGGCGGGATATTTTTTCCTGCCTGATATTCGCAACCGCAATTTCCCTGGCCATTGCCCTGGCTGTGGTTTTTCTTTCGGCGCTCATCGGCGCCTTGCTCGGTTTCGCGGCCGCCTGGCAAGGCGGCTTGACCGAGGCCTGCATCATGCGCGGCGCCGACCTGATCCTGGCCTTCCCGGGCATCCTGCTCTGCCTGGCCTTGGTGGCTTTCTGGGGCCCGGGCATCTTTCATCTCGTTCTGGCGCTGGTGGGCAGCGGCTGGGCCGGGTACGCCAGGTTGGTGCGCGCCGAAGTGATCAAAGTCAAGGAGAGGGAATTCGTCCTGGCCGCCCGGGGCTTCAACGCCTCGGCGCTGCGCATCGCCTCCAGCCACATGGCGCCGCTGCTTTTCCCCCTGCTCGCCACTCAAGCCGTTCTGGGCATGGCCGGGGTCATATTGCTCGAGTCGAGTCTGGATTTCCTCGGCCTGGGGCTCGACCCGCGGCTGCCCAGCCTGGGGCAGATGATCGACGCCGGGCGCGCGCACCTGTTCGTCAAGCCGTCCCTGACCGTCCTTCCCGGGGGGTGTCTGATCGTGTTGATCGCCGCCTTTCTGCTGCTGGCCGATGGCGGCAAAGGCCGAGCCGCCGCCAACCGCATTGCAAAAATATTTTAA